A single region of the Streptomyces vilmorinianum genome encodes:
- a CDS encoding DUF5304 domain-containing protein, whose amino-acid sequence MSDSDAWAKACAEDLEAEKARRRAAAGAEPGSAAEEFRKLFDAVADKVSTLRNPLMGMAAQGTVQQFVNQAKAAVEPIIERNPQVFDHLAAAGNELLAAYRSAVETHETRWTRDEPGDPRAEASEDRDQEPPKDPPKDPRRDDDGPGTGQHIDLD is encoded by the coding sequence ATGAGCGATTCGGACGCCTGGGCCAAGGCGTGCGCCGAGGACCTGGAGGCCGAGAAGGCCCGCCGCCGCGCCGCCGCCGGCGCGGAGCCCGGCTCGGCCGCCGAGGAGTTCCGCAAGCTCTTCGACGCCGTCGCCGACAAGGTCTCCACGCTGCGGAACCCGCTGATGGGCATGGCCGCCCAGGGAACCGTGCAGCAGTTCGTCAACCAGGCGAAGGCCGCCGTCGAGCCGATCATCGAGCGCAACCCGCAGGTCTTCGACCATCTCGCGGCCGCGGGCAACGAGCTCCTCGCCGCGTACCGCTCGGCCGTCGAGACCCACGAGACGCGCTGGACGCGCGACGAGCCGGGCGACCCGCGCGCCGAGGCCTCCGAGGACCGCGACCAGGAGCCCCCGAAGGACCCCCCGAAGGACCCCCGCCGGGACGACGACGGACCCGGGACCGGGCAGCACATCGACCTGGACTGA
- a CDS encoding ROK family glucokinase, with protein MGLTIGVDIGGTKIAAGVVDEEGNILDTHTVPTPPTPEGIVDAICAAVSEAGKGHQIEAVGIGAAGYVDDKRATVLFAPNIDWRHEPLKDKVEQRVGLPVVVENDANAAAWGEYKFGAGQGHEDVICITLGTGLGGGIIIGNKLRRGRFGVAAEFGHIRVVPDGLLCGCGSQGCWEQYASGRALVRYAKQRAQATPENAKVLLGLGDGTAEGIQGKHISDAARQGDPVAIDSFRELARWAGAGLADLASLFDPSAFIVGGGVSDEGDLVLDPIRKSFRRWLVGGQWRPHAQVLAAQLGNKAGLVGAADLARQG; from the coding sequence ATGGGACTCACCATCGGCGTCGACATCGGCGGCACGAAGATCGCGGCCGGCGTGGTCGACGAGGAGGGCAACATCCTCGACACGCACACGGTGCCCACCCCGCCGACCCCCGAAGGCATCGTCGACGCGATCTGCGCCGCGGTCTCCGAGGCCGGCAAGGGCCATCAGATCGAGGCTGTCGGCATCGGTGCCGCGGGCTATGTCGACGACAAGCGCGCCACCGTCCTCTTCGCGCCGAACATCGACTGGCGGCACGAGCCGCTGAAGGACAAGGTCGAGCAGCGGGTCGGCCTGCCGGTCGTCGTCGAGAACGACGCGAACGCGGCGGCCTGGGGCGAGTACAAGTTCGGCGCGGGGCAGGGCCACGAGGACGTCATCTGCATCACGCTCGGCACCGGCCTCGGCGGCGGCATCATCATCGGCAACAAGCTGCGCCGCGGACGCTTCGGCGTGGCCGCGGAGTTCGGGCACATCCGGGTCGTCCCGGACGGCCTGCTGTGCGGCTGCGGCAGCCAGGGCTGCTGGGAGCAGTACGCCTCCGGGCGCGCCCTCGTCCGGTACGCGAAGCAGCGCGCCCAGGCGACCCCGGAGAACGCGAAGGTCCTCCTCGGCCTCGGCGACGGCACCGCGGAGGGCATCCAGGGCAAGCACATCAGCGACGCCGCCCGGCAGGGCGACCCGGTGGCCATCGACTCGTTCCGCGAGCTGGCCCGCTGGGCCGGCGCCGGTCTGGCCGACCTCGCCTCGCTCTTCGACCCCTCGGCGTTCATCGTCGGCGGTGGCGTCTCCGACGAGGGCGACCTCGTCCTCGACCCGATCCGCAAGTCCTTCCGCCGCTGGCTCGTCGGCGGCCAGTGGCGCCCGCACGCCCAGGTCCTCGCGGCCCAGCTCGGCAACAAGGCCGGTCTGGTCGGCGCGGCGGACCTGGCCCGCCAGGGCTGA
- a CDS encoding endonuclease/exonuclease/phosphatase family protein, translating into MAITALPNSRTEADGSAVVRVLSYNVRSLRDDEDALARVIRACAPDLVFVQEAPRFFRWRKHAARLAAKSELVVLSGGATAAGPLLMCSLRATVEHTEDVLLPLTPGLHRRGFATAVVRFAGARVGLISCHLSLQKDERYAQAGMLLDRVAAMGTPHTIVAGDLNERPDGRAFTRLAKELQDGWAVSPWGGEYTSTPTDPHQRIDAILATEGVEFLGCGVPTDLDPADLKAATDHLPVLAAVRIPAA; encoded by the coding sequence ATGGCGATCACCGCGCTGCCCAACTCCCGCACCGAGGCGGACGGTTCGGCCGTCGTCCGGGTGCTCAGCTACAACGTCCGCTCGCTGCGGGACGACGAGGACGCCCTCGCCCGGGTCATCCGGGCCTGCGCGCCCGATCTCGTCTTCGTCCAGGAGGCGCCGCGCTTCTTCCGCTGGCGCAAGCACGCCGCCCGGCTCGCCGCCAAGAGCGAGCTCGTCGTGCTCAGCGGCGGCGCCACGGCCGCCGGGCCGCTGCTGATGTGCTCGCTGCGGGCCACCGTGGAACACACCGAGGACGTCCTGCTGCCGCTCACCCCGGGCCTGCACCGGCGCGGCTTCGCGACCGCCGTCGTACGGTTCGCCGGCGCCCGGGTCGGGCTGATCAGCTGTCACCTCAGCCTGCAGAAGGACGAGCGGTACGCCCAGGCCGGGATGCTCCTCGACCGGGTCGCCGCCATGGGCACCCCGCACACGATCGTGGCCGGTGACCTCAACGAGCGACCCGACGGGCGGGCCTTCACCCGCCTGGCGAAGGAGCTCCAGGACGGCTGGGCGGTCAGCCCCTGGGGCGGCGAGTACACCTCGACGCCCACCGACCCGCACCAGCGCATCGACGCGATCCTGGCCACCGAGGGCGTGGAGTTCCTGGGCTGTGGCGTGCCCACGGACCTCGACCCGGCCGACCTCAAGGCGGCGACGGACCACCTGCCGGTCCTCGCGGCGGTACGGATCCCGGCGGCCTGA